The Desulfotomaculum sp. genome contains a region encoding:
- a CDS encoding dipicolinate synthase subunit B, protein MRLQGVRVGFSLTGSHCTLAEVVSYMRTLVNEGAAVFPVISQAVNETYSRYGSPVKWKEAIQEITGNAAISTIAEAEPIGPESLLDIMVVAPCTGNTLAKLANGIVDGPVLMAVKATLRNSRPVVLAISTNDGLGMNAKNLGTLMNTKNIFLVPFGQDNPVNKPNSLIAKMNLIADTVFMALEGKQIQPLLITF, encoded by the coding sequence ATGCGCTTACAAGGTGTGCGGGTTGGGTTTTCTCTGACTGGTTCTCATTGTACTTTGGCAGAAGTAGTATCTTATATGCGAACTTTAGTAAACGAAGGTGCGGCTGTTTTTCCGGTGATCAGTCAGGCAGTTAACGAGACATATTCGAGATATGGATCACCGGTTAAATGGAAGGAAGCTATACAGGAAATTACTGGGAACGCTGCTATAAGCACTATTGCAGAAGCAGAACCCATCGGACCCGAATCCTTATTGGATATAATGGTTGTGGCGCCCTGCACGGGGAATACACTGGCAAAGCTGGCCAACGGCATTGTTGACGGGCCGGTTTTAATGGCTGTTAAAGCAACATTGAGGAACAGCAGGCCTGTGGTACTGGCTATTTCAACGAATGACGGCCTGGGTATGAACGCTAAGAACCTCGGGACGCTAATGAATACCAAAAACATTTTTCTGGTTCCTTTTGGTCAGGACAATCCGGTAAACAAACCGAATTCTCTGATTGCAAAGATGAACCTGATTGCAGATACAGTTTTTATGGCATTAGAGGGAAAACAAATTCAACCATTATTAATTACGTTTTAG
- a CDS encoding 4-hydroxy-tetrahydrodipicolinate synthase, translating into MATDFGRVITAMVTPFDKDFSVNYDLAKKLARHLVQSGSDGLVICGTTGESPTLTKEEKLELFRIVVEEIGGEATVIASTGSYDTAGSISLTQSAEKLGVDGLLLVTPYYNKPSQEGLYQHFKSIAFSTNLPVMLYDIPGRSVIGLAPATVARLAEIPNIIALKEAHSSMDQISELRRNLPDHFAIYSGDDSLTLPMLSLGSKGVISVASHIVGPRLKEMINAFLAGNVTLANQIHLELYPVFSGLFITSNPVPVKAALNMLGWQVGPPRLPLVEATPQEKDSIKKMLGQVKMF; encoded by the coding sequence TTGGCTACTGATTTTGGGCGGGTTATTACAGCCATGGTGACACCGTTTGATAAAGATTTTTCGGTCAATTATGACCTGGCAAAAAAATTAGCCCGTCACCTGGTCCAATCTGGTTCTGACGGTTTGGTTATTTGCGGAACCACCGGAGAATCACCTACTTTGACCAAGGAAGAAAAATTAGAGCTGTTCCGTATCGTAGTTGAAGAAATCGGCGGTGAGGCCACTGTCATTGCCTCTACGGGCAGCTATGATACAGCCGGCAGTATCAGCCTGACCCAGTCAGCGGAAAAGCTGGGTGTTGATGGCCTGCTTCTGGTGACACCTTATTATAATAAACCGTCGCAGGAAGGGCTTTACCAGCATTTTAAATCTATCGCCTTCTCTACTAACCTGCCGGTTATGCTTTATGATATTCCCGGGCGATCGGTGATTGGCCTGGCGCCTGCAACTGTAGCGCGATTAGCGGAAATTCCTAACATAATAGCTCTTAAAGAGGCACACTCGAGCATGGACCAGATCAGCGAACTGCGCCGGAACCTTCCTGATCATTTTGCTATTTACAGTGGAGATGATTCTCTGACATTACCCATGCTGTCACTGGGATCAAAAGGAGTAATCAGCGTGGCTTCTCATATAGTGGGTCCCAGGTTAAAAGAAATGATCAATGCCTTTTTGGCCGGTAATGTAACCCTGGCCAACCAGATACACCTGGAACTTTATCCTGTGTTCAGCGGTCTTTTTATTACCTCGAATCCGGTTCCGGTTAAAGCGGCTTTAAACATGCTTGGATGGCAGGTCGGACCGCCGCGGCTGCCTCTTGTAGAAGCTACACCCCAAGAGAAAGACAGTATTAAGAAAATGCTTGGACAGGTCAAGATGTTCTAG
- a CDS encoding aspartate kinase: protein MRFLIQKFGGTSVAAPEMREEVVNRILSAMGEGYTPVVVVSAMGRTGAPYATDTLINLARHAFNDTNAREMDLLMSCGEIISGVIMTATLQGAGYSAVFLTGAQAGIVTDENYGEARISKVKPELILKYAKEGKIAVVAGFQGVTEEGQITTLGRGGSDTTAAALGVALNAACIDIYTDVEGIMTADPRIVEEAFPLESVTYDEICQLAYEGAKVIHPRAVEISMQKSIPMRVRSTLSNAPGTLVTSSHEVYKGTIDITRDRAITGITQIPGIIQYKVQMEQGTEKNLSNQRRLFKSLALAGISLDFINVYPDRVVFTVREQFGRKATEVLENEGFAPEISQDCAKIAAVGGGMNGVPGVMSGIVEALTKEDIQILQSNDSNTTIWVLVKREDMERAVRALHRRFLHS from the coding sequence ATGAGGTTTTTGATACAAAAATTTGGCGGCACCTCTGTTGCGGCGCCTGAAATGCGTGAAGAGGTGGTTAATAGAATCCTGTCTGCTATGGGGGAAGGGTATACCCCGGTAGTTGTTGTTTCAGCCATGGGAAGAACAGGGGCCCCGTATGCCACTGACACATTAATTAACCTTGCCAGGCATGCTTTTAATGATACTAACGCCCGCGAAATGGATTTACTTATGTCCTGCGGTGAGATAATTTCCGGGGTAATCATGACTGCCACGCTTCAAGGGGCGGGATATTCCGCGGTGTTTTTAACCGGCGCGCAGGCAGGGATAGTTACTGATGAAAACTACGGCGAGGCCAGAATCAGCAAGGTTAAACCGGAACTGATCCTAAAATACGCAAAGGAAGGTAAAATAGCTGTTGTCGCAGGATTTCAGGGTGTTACGGAGGAAGGCCAGATTACTACCCTGGGAAGGGGCGGAAGCGATACTACGGCGGCTGCCCTTGGTGTTGCGTTGAACGCAGCCTGTATAGACATCTATACGGATGTTGAAGGAATTATGACCGCGGATCCCCGGATTGTGGAAGAGGCGTTTCCTTTGGAAAGTGTGACCTACGACGAGATCTGCCAACTGGCCTACGAGGGAGCCAAAGTTATTCATCCGCGGGCTGTAGAAATCAGCATGCAAAAAAGCATTCCCATGCGGGTAAGGTCGACTTTAAGCAATGCCCCCGGAACACTTGTGACTTCTTCCCATGAAGTTTACAAGGGAACCATAGATATAACGAGAGACCGTGCAATTACCGGTATTACACAGATACCGGGCATAATACAATATAAAGTGCAGATGGAACAGGGAACTGAAAAAAATCTTTCCAATCAGCGCCGTCTTTTTAAAAGCCTGGCTTTGGCCGGAATCAGCCTTGATTTTATCAATGTGTACCCCGACAGGGTAGTTTTCACAGTCAGAGAGCAATTCGGGAGAAAAGCTACTGAAGTCCTGGAAAATGAGGGTTTTGCGCCGGAAATTTCACAGGACTGCGCTAAAATTGCGGCGGTGGGCGGCGGGATGAATGGTGTTCCCGGTGTTATGTCAGGTATTGTAGAAGCGTTGACAAAAGAGGATATTCAAATCCTGCAGTCGAATGACTCAAATACTACCATTTGGGTGCTTGTGAAAAGGGAAGATATGGAGAGGGCGGTTCGCGCTTTGCACCGCCGGTTTTTACACAGTTAA
- a CDS encoding aspartate-semialdehyde dehydrogenase has protein sequence MEGYNVVVVGAPGAVGQEILKILEERNFPVDQLRLCATTRSAGKEMVFRGNSYQVEETTFDSFTKMDLALFAGGAASLQFGPAAVERNCVVVDNSSNFRMDPGVPLVVPEINPEDVKWHKGIIANPNCSTIIMVLPLKPIYDEAGIKRVVVSTYQAASGAGAEAMEELFQQTKAIIQGDEYLPAVFPYQIAFNLIPHIDVFQDLDYTKEEWKMVYETQKILHDSSIAITATTIRVPVYRSHSESVNVETVKKLTAERAREILAKFPGVMVLDDPSKKEYPMPLYSSNRDEVFVGRIREDNSLPNGLNLWISSDQIRKGAATNAIQIAELVIKYGCLKRR, from the coding sequence GTGGAAGGGTATAATGTGGTTGTAGTTGGGGCTCCTGGAGCAGTAGGACAAGAAATTTTAAAAATACTGGAGGAACGGAATTTTCCCGTTGATCAGCTCAGGTTATGCGCTACCACGAGATCAGCGGGAAAGGAAATGGTTTTCCGCGGGAACAGCTATCAGGTAGAGGAGACAACTTTTGATTCATTTACGAAAATGGACCTGGCTCTTTTTGCAGGCGGCGCGGCCAGTCTGCAATTCGGACCGGCAGCCGTGGAACGTAATTGTGTGGTTGTCGACAACAGCAGCAACTTTCGCATGGATCCGGGAGTTCCTCTGGTTGTCCCTGAGATTAATCCTGAAGATGTAAAGTGGCACAAAGGCATTATTGCCAACCCAAATTGTTCTACCATCATTATGGTTCTTCCTTTAAAACCTATTTACGATGAGGCAGGCATTAAGCGTGTGGTGGTTTCCACCTATCAAGCGGCATCCGGAGCCGGCGCGGAGGCTATGGAGGAGCTTTTCCAGCAGACAAAGGCTATTATCCAGGGCGACGAGTACCTGCCTGCTGTTTTTCCTTACCAGATTGCTTTCAACCTGATTCCGCACATTGATGTTTTTCAGGATCTGGACTACACTAAGGAAGAATGGAAAATGGTTTATGAAACGCAAAAAATCCTGCATGATTCAAGCATTGCAATAACGGCGACAACAATACGCGTTCCTGTTTACAGAAGCCATTCCGAGTCAGTCAATGTTGAAACAGTAAAAAAACTGACCGCCGAACGGGCACGGGAGATTTTAGCCAAATTCCCCGGGGTTATGGTTTTAGACGATCCTTCCAAAAAGGAATACCCTATGCCCCTGTACAGTTCCAACCGTGATGAAGTTTTTGTCGGGCGCATTAGGGAAGATAATTCATTGCCAAACGGACTGAATTTGTGGATTTCTTCTGATCAGATCAGAAAAGGCGCCGCTACCAACGCCATTCAAATAGCAGAACTAGTTATCAAATATGGTTGTCTTAAAAGGAGATAA
- a CDS encoding dipicolinate synthase subunit DpsA — translation MTSSLKGLKIAVLGGDQREAFLAKDLAQSGCTVSVAGLLAQGENISLCEELDEALDGVQVIVLPVPGINDSQEIYSPCSTKTLILSEEILAGLTPGVLLFVGTARPILKDMAARHGLQLIELLNLDEVAILNSIPSAEGAVQIAMEKLPTTIHGSRSFVLGFGRTGNTLARMLTVLGSRTTVVARNPAQRARAVEMNCTACNFNELPGLLGQAELIFNTVPYLVLDEQLLKKVQEGTLIVDLASFPGGTDFEAARRLGINAELAPGLPGKVAPKTAGKILADVLPRLIASKLAFSNLT, via the coding sequence ATGACTTCAAGCCTGAAGGGGTTAAAGATAGCTGTTTTAGGCGGTGATCAAAGAGAGGCTTTTCTTGCAAAGGACCTTGCCCAATCCGGTTGCACAGTAAGTGTAGCAGGGCTTCTGGCGCAGGGTGAAAATATCAGCCTTTGCGAAGAACTGGATGAAGCCTTAGATGGTGTGCAGGTAATTGTACTGCCGGTTCCCGGGATCAACGACTCCCAGGAGATCTATTCTCCCTGTTCAACTAAGACGTTAATACTTTCGGAAGAGATTCTTGCCGGTTTGACTCCGGGGGTATTGCTTTTTGTAGGAACTGCCAGGCCAATATTAAAAGATATGGCTGCCAGACATGGTTTACAATTAATTGAACTGCTAAACCTCGACGAAGTGGCGATCTTAAATTCTATTCCTTCCGCCGAGGGAGCTGTTCAAATAGCCATGGAGAAACTTCCTACCACAATTCATGGTAGCAGAAGTTTTGTTCTGGGTTTCGGACGCACAGGAAATACGCTGGCCCGTATGCTTACCGTCTTAGGGTCCAGGACGACGGTAGTTGCCCGCAATCCCGCCCAGAGAGCAAGGGCTGTTGAAATGAATTGTACTGCCTGCAATTTCAATGAACTGCCCGGATTACTCGGTCAGGCGGAATTGATTTTCAACACTGTTCCCTATCTGGTTCTGGATGAGCAATTATTGAAAAAAGTACAAGAGGGAACACTCATCGTTGATCTTGCTTCATTTCCCGGTGGAACAGATTTCGAAGCAGCCCGCCGACTTGGAATAAATGCCGAGCTGGCGCCAGGGCTGCCCGGGAAAGTTGCCCCTAAAACTGCCGGGAAAATACTTGCTGATGTTCTCCCCAGGCTGATAGCCAGTAAACTGGCCTTTTCGAACCTGACCTAA